Proteins from a genomic interval of Opitutales bacterium:
- the phoU gene encoding phosphate signaling complex protein PhoU, giving the protein MKPGVNNLKRYFHEELEDVRSKLLLMGEKAIEMVDLSIRSFVDNDLEYADAVIPKDAEVDELEYAIDHEAIRYISLRAPVASDLRLLTVAVKASHDLERVGDEATSIAKRSRRVLSKGKIPELLDIPTMGQITVEMLNGALDCFVEEDVEKALSICERDEEIDRINRNNAAGFTALVRDGHADIDTVMELIFVSKSIERIADHATNIAEEVLYLLKAVSVRGNSTLRRGHDNLD; this is encoded by the coding sequence ATGAAACCAGGAGTAAACAACTTAAAGCGCTATTTTCACGAGGAGCTCGAAGACGTGCGTTCCAAGCTGTTGTTGATGGGGGAGAAAGCGATTGAGATGGTAGACCTTTCGATACGCTCATTCGTCGATAATGATCTCGAATATGCGGATGCAGTGATTCCTAAAGACGCTGAGGTCGACGAGCTCGAATATGCGATCGATCATGAGGCCATACGTTACATCTCTCTGCGCGCGCCGGTTGCTTCGGACCTGCGTTTGCTAACAGTCGCTGTAAAGGCGAGCCATGACTTAGAGCGTGTCGGTGATGAAGCTACGAGTATCGCCAAACGCAGTCGTCGCGTGCTGTCTAAGGGAAAAATACCCGAGCTCCTCGACATACCGACTATGGGCCAAATTACGGTCGAGATGCTCAACGGCGCTTTAGACTGCTTTGTAGAAGAAGATGTCGAAAAGGCACTTTCTATCTGTGAACGCGATGAGGAGATTGATCGAATCAATCGAAATAATGCTGCCGGCTTTACAGCCTTGGTGCGCGATGGTCATGCGGACATCGATACAGTGATGGAATTGATATTCGTATCCAAGTCCATCGAACGGATCGCCGATCATGCTACCAATATTGCCGAAGAAGTCCTCTATCTACTCAAGGCTGTGTCTGTGCGTGGGAATAGCACCTTGCGTCGTGGGCACGATAATTTGGACTAG
- the pstB gene encoding phosphate ABC transporter ATP-binding protein, giving the protein MPTTLLRAEIATSEEREAPSWNPEYYIRFKQFSFGFNQRRVLSDLNIHFPRNSVTALIGPSGCGKSTLLRCINRMNDLTHGFYFAGDIEIAGRNVMHEEQNVIALRRRVGIVFQESHPFAKSIYDNVAYGLRIVGVRDKRVLDDAVEKSLKRTALWDDVKRRLHESAMTLSVGERQRLCIARTLATDPEILLMDEPCSALDPVATTRVEELINSLKQRYTIIIVTHNLQQAARISDRTAFFYDGGLVEYQSTEDIFMNPQDPRTESYVSGRFG; this is encoded by the coding sequence ATGCCTACAACTCTCTTGCGGGCGGAGATCGCCACCTCGGAAGAGAGAGAAGCCCCTTCTTGGAATCCTGAATATTATATTCGTTTCAAACAGTTTAGCTTCGGTTTTAATCAGCGGCGGGTTCTCTCCGATTTAAACATTCATTTCCCACGCAACTCTGTAACCGCTCTCATTGGTCCTTCGGGCTGTGGAAAATCTACATTGCTCCGCTGTATCAATCGTATGAACGATCTCACTCATGGGTTTTACTTTGCTGGAGATATCGAAATCGCAGGGCGCAACGTGATGCATGAGGAGCAGAACGTCATCGCATTGCGCCGTAGGGTAGGTATCGTTTTCCAGGAGTCACACCCCTTTGCCAAAAGCATTTATGATAACGTTGCTTATGGATTGAGGATTGTGGGTGTCAGGGATAAGCGTGTTTTGGACGACGCGGTGGAGAAGAGTCTCAAACGCACGGCGCTGTGGGATGATGTGAAGCGCCGTTTACATGAAAGTGCGATGACACTTTCGGTCGGAGAACGGCAGCGGCTGTGCATCGCGCGGACCTTGGCTACCGATCCCGAGATTCTTCTCATGGATGAGCCCTGTTCGGCACTGGATCCCGTGGCGACCACCCGTGTGGAAGAATTGATTAATAGCCTGAAACAGCGCTACACGATAATTATCGTGACACATAATCTACAGCAGGCAGCACGCATCTCCGACCGAACCGCTTTCTTTTATGACGGGGGCCTTGTCGAGTATCAGAGCACGGAAGATATTTTTATGAATCCCCAGGACCCGCGCACGGAATCCTATGTCTCTGGACGGTTTGGCTGA
- the pstA gene encoding phosphate ABC transporter permease PstA translates to MALVFWALPALWLFDLNRYTLDDGRVSLGFDFPYSLNESPGIETPVILLSDAQGRLVAETIEGDSIEAIEPADEAWYIEDAQGRRLAIYLDAIWRDGEAWAQSTDFEFRDKVDAELDIARELRAQIRRIQLRELPLSENNALALQAGLDRILDIRNDLSQTQLIGRLASGEAFVIDVEAVLYAVPVNGIGGIEKLWLYAKRVVGFLLDDPIGGSVVGGVFPALFGTFFLTLVMSVIVAPLGVIVAVYLNEYARPGPLLSGVRIALNNLAGVPSVIYGVFGLGFFVYFVGGNLDILFFSENLPSPTLGTGGVLWASLTLALMTLPVVIVTTEESLQAVPNHVRETSMALGASRWQTLWKVVLPNATPGLLTGLILAVARAAGEVAPLMLLGVTKLAANLPVSAEPPFVHLDRKFMHLGYHVYDQTFHSANSVEAVPFVFMTALVLVLMIVLINLTAILIRGSLLSRRRVQGI, encoded by the coding sequence ATGGCGCTCGTTTTTTGGGCATTACCGGCCTTGTGGTTATTTGACCTCAATCGCTACACCCTGGATGACGGGCGGGTGTCATTGGGGTTCGATTTTCCCTACTCGTTGAATGAGAGCCCGGGCATAGAGACCCCGGTTATTCTTTTATCTGATGCCCAGGGACGGCTTGTAGCCGAGACGATAGAAGGGGATAGTATCGAGGCTATCGAACCGGCGGATGAGGCCTGGTATATCGAAGATGCACAAGGACGGCGCTTAGCAATTTATCTGGATGCTATCTGGCGCGATGGGGAGGCATGGGCCCAATCGACGGACTTCGAATTTCGAGACAAGGTGGATGCTGAACTTGATATCGCGCGTGAGTTGAGAGCACAGATTCGTCGCATACAACTGCGGGAGCTTCCATTGAGTGAGAATAATGCTTTAGCCCTCCAGGCGGGTTTGGATCGGATCTTGGATATCCGGAATGACTTATCCCAGACCCAATTGATTGGGCGTTTGGCGAGTGGTGAGGCCTTCGTGATCGATGTTGAAGCTGTGCTTTATGCCGTTCCTGTAAATGGCATTGGCGGCATTGAGAAGCTCTGGCTATACGCCAAGCGGGTGGTAGGTTTTCTTCTTGACGATCCCATCGGGGGCTCGGTCGTCGGCGGTGTGTTTCCGGCACTCTTCGGTACGTTTTTCCTCACGCTGGTAATGAGTGTGATCGTCGCCCCTCTTGGCGTGATTGTGGCGGTGTATCTTAATGAATATGCGCGTCCTGGTCCATTGCTCAGCGGCGTGCGTATTGCCCTGAATAACTTAGCAGGGGTGCCTTCGGTGATCTATGGTGTCTTTGGGCTTGGGTTTTTTGTGTATTTTGTAGGCGGCAATCTCGATATCTTGTTTTTCTCTGAAAATTTGCCCTCACCCACTCTGGGAACCGGAGGTGTGCTCTGGGCATCGCTCACCTTGGCTTTGATGACTCTACCCGTGGTGATCGTGACGACCGAAGAGTCTCTCCAAGCCGTTCCAAACCACGTCCGGGAAACGTCGATGGCCCTGGGCGCTTCGCGTTGGCAAACCCTTTGGAAGGTCGTTTTGCCCAATGCGACCCCGGGATTACTCACTGGGCTCATTCTCGCTGTTGCCCGTGCCGCCGGTGAAGTAGCTCCTTTAATGTTGTTGGGTGTGACAAAGCTCGCGGCGAATCTACCGGTGAGTGCGGAGCCTCCATTTGTGCACCTAGATAGAAAATTTATGCATCTGGGTTATCACGTATATGACCAAACATTTCACTCGGCAAATAGTGTAGAGGCCGTCCCTTTTGTATTTATGACAGCACTGGTTTTGGTCCTAATGATTGTCTTGATAAATTTAACTGCCATCTTGATACGTGGATCGCTTCTTTCGCGGCGGCGCGTGCAGGGCATTTAA
- a CDS encoding ABC transporter permease subunit: MITEREIRSITRVDNWMRRIIIIGGIGCLGLFVFLFGFLILQVLPLVQPIALGTTVLLTERWDPTDVRALHVDQNPDEALIITERDVWSVRSDGVVAPLWKSGGGEITASAYWSSSDLLWIGTSSGEVWELLIFRTDETDVVEESIIHEGDGRVLAIDAAVFGERKRVVLVEADNATESAAIIHVLDSSSNSAASRSVTEIADLDQPVERIDLSSDLRGLALQFSDQTHHLWLIDQDEARRLDTADFSGVGDRSSGFGFDAGSRILVLGSSVAGRVGGLLLAEDSARDWAWHAVHFDESSEYGEWRWRSSQFSASSLLFSGEVCHVVNLSLDQRLASFHAPEPIISAELTGKDGGVWTLHASGLAFTPFERAFLDFSFGALVSQPRGDGTAADQWQPSSGLREIQGHYSLVPIFVGTLKGAFLALVLASPIALFAAIYTSQIARSEFVRRIKPLIELIGAVPSVVLGVICAFWISPKVEGYLAEVILFIVYVVTTLLCVMLLRPRLMRWLPSNPGRRGELLWMVGIAALIVLATLLTAPIIEHAFLGFFALPEGASLVDWLELVLGIPYEQRNSLSVAIVLGITTIPFMFSLMDDALRHVPAEQVRASLSLGASRIQTAVNIVLPAAAPGLLAALLISAGRCIGETMIFVMASGNMPTTGMSLFEGFRTVSATLVIELSESSQQSTLYRVLFVAALGLLCVTFIMNTAAALLRENYLRREIWKGAVRGK; the protein is encoded by the coding sequence ATGATTACTGAAAGGGAGATCAGATCGATAACCCGTGTTGATAACTGGATGCGCAGAATAATCATCATCGGTGGTATCGGCTGTCTGGGCCTTTTTGTTTTTCTTTTTGGCTTTCTGATCCTCCAGGTATTGCCCCTCGTTCAGCCTATTGCGCTCGGAACGACAGTGCTGCTGACCGAGCGCTGGGATCCGACAGATGTTCGAGCTCTTCATGTAGATCAAAATCCGGATGAAGCCTTGATAATCACTGAACGGGACGTGTGGAGCGTGCGCAGCGATGGTGTGGTCGCACCCTTATGGAAGAGCGGTGGTGGAGAGATCACTGCCTCGGCCTATTGGTCATCCAGCGATTTGTTATGGATTGGAACATCGAGCGGAGAAGTCTGGGAATTATTGATTTTCAGGACTGATGAGACCGATGTTGTAGAGGAGTCCATTATCCACGAGGGCGATGGAAGGGTATTGGCCATCGACGCTGCGGTTTTTGGCGAAAGAAAGCGTGTGGTATTGGTTGAGGCCGACAATGCTACGGAATCCGCCGCGATCATTCATGTGCTTGATTCATCATCAAACTCTGCAGCATCCCGCTCGGTTACGGAGATCGCGGATCTCGATCAGCCAGTGGAGCGCATTGACTTATCCTCAGATTTACGGGGCTTGGCCTTACAGTTCAGCGACCAAACACACCACCTCTGGCTCATAGATCAAGATGAAGCGCGCAGGCTGGACACTGCCGATTTTTCTGGTGTAGGCGATAGGTCATCTGGTTTCGGTTTCGACGCAGGCTCGCGTATTTTGGTGTTGGGAAGCAGTGTCGCGGGCCGGGTAGGGGGCCTTCTTTTGGCTGAGGATAGCGCGCGCGATTGGGCTTGGCATGCAGTTCATTTCGACGAGTCCTCGGAATATGGGGAGTGGCGCTGGAGGAGTAGCCAGTTTAGTGCGTCCAGCCTCCTCTTCTCCGGGGAAGTGTGTCATGTTGTGAATCTATCATTGGACCAGCGTCTTGCTTCATTTCATGCCCCTGAGCCGATTATTTCGGCGGAGCTAACTGGTAAGGACGGCGGTGTGTGGACCCTGCACGCATCGGGTTTGGCATTTACGCCCTTTGAGCGAGCTTTTTTGGACTTTTCTTTTGGGGCTTTGGTTTCGCAGCCGCGAGGTGATGGCACGGCGGCGGATCAGTGGCAGCCATCGAGTGGCCTGCGGGAGATTCAGGGACATTATTCACTCGTCCCTATTTTCGTCGGCACGTTAAAGGGAGCATTTCTCGCTTTAGTTCTCGCGTCACCCATTGCGCTGTTTGCAGCGATATATACCTCACAGATCGCGAGAAGTGAATTTGTAAGACGGATCAAGCCGCTCATCGAGCTCATCGGTGCTGTTCCCTCCGTTGTTTTGGGGGTGATTTGTGCTTTTTGGATTAGTCCGAAAGTCGAGGGATACCTCGCTGAGGTAATCTTGTTCATCGTTTATGTAGTCACGACCCTGCTATGTGTGATGCTTTTACGGCCCAGGTTGATGCGTTGGTTACCTTCTAATCCGGGTCGGCGTGGTGAACTGCTTTGGATGGTGGGTATAGCGGCCTTAATCGTCCTGGCAACTCTGTTGACTGCGCCGATTATCGAGCATGCCTTTTTGGGGTTTTTCGCTCTGCCCGAGGGGGCTAGTTTAGTCGATTGGCTCGAATTGGTATTGGGCATTCCCTATGAGCAACGAAATTCCCTATCGGTGGCGATTGTTCTGGGTATCACGACGATTCCTTTTATGTTTTCGCTCATGGACGATGCGTTGCGGCATGTGCCGGCTGAGCAAGTGCGCGCATCGTTGAGTCTCGGAGCCAGTCGTATTCAGACTGCCGTGAATATCGTATTGCCAGCGGCAGCTCCAGGCTTGCTCGCGGCTCTCTTGATCAGTGCCGGTCGGTGCATCGGTGAAACGATGATTTTTGTGATGGCTAGTGGCAATATGCCGACTACGGGAATGAGCCTTTTCGAGGGATTTAGGACTGTTTCGGCTACCTTGGTGATCGAGTTGTCCGAGTCTTCGCAGCAGTCTACGCTATATCGCGTGTTATTCGTGGCGGCCCTCGGCTTGCTCTGTGTTACCTTTATCATGAATACGGCCGCCGCGCTGCTCCGTGAAAACTATTTGAGGCGTGAAATCTGGAAGGGAGCTGTTCGTGGAAAATAA
- a CDS encoding phosphate ABC transporter substrate-binding protein — translation MMAVWRQFVLLIILFGGLSASDDLSEEIGWGDYGQGATVVGNVAIAGSDTLTNVISAWANVFQRFHPGVNIGVEGRGSSTVPPALLERTIDIGVMSRRMSSRELAEHRQRHGSIPLEITIALDAVVVYVNRNNPLEQITLRQLRELFIEERSADMSYRTWSDLGLEGDFGKFSLSRYGRNAASGTYAFFKNRVLLADDFNRRVEEFPGSSALVRAIGADRYAVGYSGIGYKTSDVKVLPISRDAVRYFYPTFESCVSGEYPLARELFFYIPAAKSGSQSEAVSEFVRFVLSAQGQGMLLEAGFFPISGDGLLDELSSKLPEVFDAP, via the coding sequence ATGATGGCTGTGTGGCGTCAGTTTGTTTTACTCATCATCTTGTTTGGAGGATTGAGTGCTAGCGACGACCTATCCGAGGAAATAGGATGGGGCGACTATGGGCAAGGTGCCACCGTGGTGGGTAATGTGGCGATCGCCGGATCAGACACGTTGACGAATGTGATCAGTGCGTGGGCCAATGTTTTTCAGCGTTTCCATCCTGGGGTCAACATCGGCGTTGAGGGCAGAGGCTCATCTACGGTGCCTCCTGCTCTCTTGGAGCGAACGATTGATATCGGTGTCATGAGTCGGCGGATGTCGTCACGCGAGCTGGCCGAGCACCGACAGCGCCACGGTAGCATTCCACTCGAGATCACCATCGCACTCGATGCCGTGGTAGTATATGTGAATCGTAACAATCCGCTGGAGCAAATCACACTGCGGCAGCTTCGGGAATTATTTATTGAAGAACGCAGCGCAGATATGAGCTACCGGACTTGGTCCGATCTGGGTCTCGAAGGGGACTTTGGGAAATTTTCCTTGTCGCGCTACGGACGCAATGCGGCCTCGGGTACGTATGCATTTTTCAAAAACAGGGTATTGTTGGCCGATGATTTTAATCGCCGTGTCGAGGAATTTCCGGGATCCAGCGCGTTGGTGCGGGCGATTGGTGCGGATCGCTATGCTGTGGGTTATTCGGGTATCGGATACAAAACGAGTGATGTGAAAGTGCTCCCGATTTCCAGAGACGCGGTGCGCTATTTCTACCCCACATTCGAAAGCTGTGTGTCTGGTGAATATCCTTTAGCTCGTGAATTGTTTTTCTACATCCCGGCTGCGAAGTCGGGGAGCCAGAGTGAAGCCGTGAGCGAATTTGTTCGTTTCGTTCTATCTGCACAAGGCCAGGGGATGCTCTTGGAAGCCGGTTTTTTCCCCATTTCAGGAGATGGGCTGTTGGATGAACTTTCATCGAAACTTCCGGAAGTATTTGACGCGCCATGA